The Patescibacteria group bacterium genome has a segment encoding these proteins:
- a CDS encoding glycosyltransferase family 2 protein produces MPDTNPTVSVIMSVYNTECYISEAILSILNQSLTDFEFIIVNDGSTDNTQTILNKFQKQDSRITVIWNETNLGLIKSLNKALDTATGKYIARMDADDISLPHRLAIQTEFLRSHSDIFLVGTATTIIDERGQVLGTTRVTTKPDAICAKLEKSNCLSHPSIMFLSEPFIRYRDKALHCEDYDLYLRLLLAGKKLANLSEPLIKYRFIKQSISFSNSFYAHKFALKMRHFYFQCKSTGWSDYDNFNPKTILELKPPKFSERLADERYINLLYELHNRGLLKKYAAKYLSQHGFFNKVAIYYLIACLPQRIIRLMEKLHNR; encoded by the coding sequence ATGCCTGATACGAACCCAACGGTTTCGGTAATTATGTCCGTTTACAACACCGAATGTTACATTTCGGAGGCGATCCTATCTATTTTGAACCAGTCACTGACTGATTTTGAATTCATTATCGTTAACGATGGATCAACCGACAACACCCAAACCATACTAAATAAATTCCAGAAACAAGATAGCCGTATTACAGTTATTTGGAATGAAACTAATCTTGGACTCATTAAATCTTTAAACAAGGCGCTTGATACTGCAACAGGAAAATATATTGCACGCATGGACGCAGACGATATTTCCCTGCCCCATCGACTAGCCATCCAGACAGAATTTCTAAGATCGCACAGTGATATATTTCTTGTCGGCACCGCTACAACCATTATTGATGAGCGCGGTCAAGTATTGGGCACAACTCGTGTAACTACCAAACCGGATGCTATTTGCGCAAAGCTGGAGAAATCAAATTGCTTGTCCCATCCGTCAATAATGTTTTTATCCGAACCATTCATCCGATACCGCGACAAAGCTTTACACTGTGAGGATTATGACTTATATCTCCGCCTACTGCTGGCTGGAAAGAAATTGGCCAACTTATCGGAACCGTTAATCAAGTATCGTTTTATTAAACAATCTATTTCTTTTTCTAATTCTTTTTACGCTCACAAATTTGCCCTGAAGATGCGGCATTTTTATTTTCAATGTAAATCGACCGGATGGAGTGATTACGATAACTTTAATCCAAAAACCATCCTCGAATTAAAACCGCCCAAGTTTAGCGAGCGCCTAGCGGATGAACGCTATATCAACCTACTGTATGAACTACACAACCGGGGTTTGTTGAAGAAATACGCGGCCAAATATTTGTCACAGCATGGCTTTTTCAATAAAGTGGCTATCTACTACCTGATCGCCTGCCTGCCGCAGCGCATTATTCGACTGATGGAGAAATTACACAACCGCTAG
- a CDS encoding glycosyltransferase family 4 protein has translation MTQLSDTNLALFLDNGTSLERWDQVGILSRELAIYNRMASSFRRIYIFTYGTKQDLSYQHAVEKNIVIIPKAIRLYDYLYEIAIPFRHRRILAQCGILKTNQCSGSLAAIITKWLYHNKCVARFGFVGSSVVKRLHRPLHYRWYIGLSEYLSCRFADRIFMPMKNNVDHLRTRYAFAKDKIVQMNNAIDTDLFSPQPTEKKYDIIYVAHLNDNKNHRAILEAISGLTVSVCFIGRGPQEHSLKEFAAQQHISLDIIAQVPNQDLPKYFNASRLCVFPSLHEGNPKSLLEAMSCALPVIGFDVTGVHDLIISGKTGLLSQNTVSSLRSNIEILLQDKARQAELGKKARAYIMEYFSLTNIAQKELAIYQQLLNHDH, from the coding sequence ATGACGCAACTGTCAGACACAAATCTCGCCTTATTTCTGGATAATGGAACTAGCCTCGAACGCTGGGATCAGGTTGGCATCCTAAGTCGCGAGCTAGCCATCTATAATCGAATGGCCAGCAGTTTTAGGCGCATCTATATATTCACCTACGGCACGAAACAAGATTTGTCATATCAACACGCCGTTGAAAAAAACATTGTCATTATCCCAAAAGCTATTCGGCTCTATGATTATCTATACGAGATTGCCATCCCCTTCCGCCACCGCCGGATACTAGCTCAATGCGGGATACTAAAAACCAATCAGTGCTCCGGCTCGCTGGCGGCAATTATTACCAAATGGCTGTATCACAACAAATGCGTGGCGCGTTTCGGATTTGTCGGTTCATCCGTAGTAAAACGGCTCCACCGCCCGCTCCACTATCGCTGGTATATTGGTTTGTCTGAGTACCTGTCCTGTCGTTTTGCCGATCGTATTTTTATGCCAATGAAGAACAATGTCGACCATTTGCGTACACGCTATGCTTTTGCCAAAGACAAAATAGTTCAAATGAACAACGCCATCGATACTGATCTCTTTTCGCCTCAGCCGACTGAGAAAAAATATGATATCATATATGTAGCTCATTTAAATGACAATAAAAATCATCGAGCCATCCTTGAAGCTATTTCCGGGCTTACTGTTTCGGTGTGTTTCATTGGCCGAGGACCGCAAGAGCATTCCTTGAAAGAATTCGCCGCCCAGCAACACATATCGCTGGACATTATCGCGCAGGTTCCAAATCAGGATTTACCGAAATATTTTAACGCGTCCCGTTTGTGCGTGTTCCCGTCATTGCACGAGGGCAATCCTAAATCTTTACTGGAAGCCATGAGTTGCGCCCTGCCAGTGATTGGCTTTGACGTAACCGGTGTACATGACTTGATCATATCCGGTAAAACCGGCCTCCTTTCCCAAAACACTGTGTCGTCATTACGAAGCAATATCGAAATATTATTACAGGATAAAGCGCGACAAGCTGAGTTGGGCAAAAAAGCGCGTGCGTATATAATGGAATATTTTTCCTTGACCAACATCGCTCAAAAGGAGCTGGCAATTTATCAGCAACTACTAAATCATGATCATTAA